The DNA region CCGGTGGCCCCGCGTCTCCCCGCGGTCCAACACCCGCCTCGCGAGGGCCAGGGTGCACAGCGACGGGGGATCAGGCCACGGGTGTCCGGTCGTCATGGCTGCGGCCCGCAGGAATCCGAGGTCGAACCTGGCGTTGTGCGCCACCAGGACGGCACCGCGGGAGAACTCGAGGAAGGTCGACATCACCTCGCCGAGAGCGGGCGCGCCGACGAGATCCCCCGGGGCGATCCCGGTGAGTCTGCTGATGTGGCCGGGCAGGGTCCCGTCGATCGAGACGAACGTCGACAGCTCCGCCTGCACCTCACCGCCGCGGACGCGCACCGCACCGATCTCGGTGATCTCGTCGCTCCCGGGCCGGGTACCCGTCGTCTCCAGGTCCACCACGACGAAGGTGACGTCGGAGAGCAGTGGCTCGAGCTCGTCGAAGGCGGCCTGCACCCCGGACGGGACGAGGGAGGGGGATCGGGACATGCCGGAGACGGTAGCCCTGCGGTCCGACATCACCCTCGCGCGGCTGTCCGTGTCGTACCCGGTTCCTAGTGTTCGCCGCGGAACGACCGCACGGGCCCGGATCGCGGCCCGATAACGAACGGGCAACACGCCCAGGACGGAGTGTGAGGTAGATCATGTTCACGATGGACTGCGAGCGCTGCCCAGCTCGACCCGGCGCCTGTGACGGGTGCATCATCACCGTTCTCGAATCGGCGGAACCGCAGGTGAACGGGCTTTCGGCGGAGTCGTGCGGCTATGTTCTCGACCCCGAGGTGCGTGAGGCGATCGAAGTGCTGCGTGAGGTGGGGATGGTCTCCACGGTCCGGATCGTGGGGGCCGAAGCCGCCGCGTGAGCGATGAACTGGACTTCGACGAGATGGTTTCGTAACCTTTTCGAGACCTCGGAAGTCATCGCCCGCCCGCCGGCGGGGAGCCGGGGTCACACCTAAGCGCCGCAGGGCGCGCCGGGGAACCAAGATCCACTGGGGTGAATCGCTCGAGGGCCTACAGGTCGGAGAGTGTAGGACAGACTTCCGTGTCCGAACCCGTCAGCTAACCCGGTCGGTGCCGCAGGAAGAAAGAGGAACAGTCTTCGTGGGAGCCCACAGCATCAAGACCAGCTCGACCGGCCGCCGTGTCGCCGCCGCCGGCCTGCTCGCAGCCGGAGCCGCTGTCGCCGGTTCCGGACCCGCCGCCGCCGCGCCCGTGACCGTGGACGTGCCCGTCGAGCTGCAGCTGCCCGGCGTGCCGAACCAGGTCAGCTTCGACCTCCCGGAGGGCATCGAGCTGCCGGCCGGTCTGGCACAGGCCCAGGCCGCCCCCGTCGAGTTCGCCGCGCCCGCCCCGGTGGTCTCGACCGGCCAGCGCATCCTCGACGCGGCCACCACCCGCGTCGGCTCGCCCTACGTCTGGGGCGCGACCGGCCCCAACTCGTTCGACTGCTCCGGTCTGACCTCGTGGGCCTACAAGGAGGCGGGCATCTCCATCCCGCGTACCAGCCAGGCCCAGATCGGCGGCGGGACCCAGATCTCCAAGGCCGACCTGCAGCCGGGTGACATCGTCGCCTTCTACAGTGGCGCCAGCCACGTGGGGATCTACGCCGGTAACGGCCAGGTCGTCCACGCTCCCTACTCGGGCACCTCGGTGAGCTACGCGCCGCTGGACTCGATGCCGTTCTACGGCGCAACCCGCTACTACTGAGTCGGTCGCACACACCGAACTCCCGCAGACCCCGTCGGTACCCGGTCACGAACCGGTCACCGGCGGGGTCTGGCGTCTGTAACATGCGCTCTCAGGTCCCCGATTCCACCGTAGGCGTCGGTGCGACGCCCACGCCCCGCGTGACCCCGGATCCGAGAGTTCGACGACACCAGATGACCCGCAGCCTCCGCGCGGTCGCGATCGCAGCGGCCACGGCCACCTCGTTGACGCTGGGTCTCGCCGTGGCCGGCGCACAGACCACCGAGCCGGCTGCCGAATCCATTCCTACGGTGCCGTCGTCATCCCCGCCCGACGCCACCGCCCCTGTGCCCTCGGCGCCCGTCAACTCGGCGCCTCTGACCACCTTGTCGTCGCCCTCCCTGGTGTCCGACGGGGTGGACGAGGACCTCGTAGAGCTGGCACGGCTGTCCGAGGAGGCCGGAGCCCTGGGGGAGGAGCTGCACCTGGCACGTGAGGAACTGGACCGGGCCACTCGCGAACGCGACCGCCTGGAACGTGCGGCCGGGGTGGCGGCGAGCCGGTCCGCCCTCGCGGACGGAGTCGCGCAACGGGATCAGTCCACCGTCGACCAGCTCGCGACCATGCGATACCGGGGCGGGGACACCGGCGCAACCCGGGCGGCGGTACTCGCCGAGAGTCCCCGGGACCTCGTCCACAGGCTCGACGCCCTCCGTCGACTGTCCGGCGCCACCACCATCGCCCTCGACGTGTCCAGGGCGGCGTCGCGGGAAGCCGTGCGGCTCAGGGAGGACGCCACCCGGTCCGCTTCAGTGGCCCGTGACGCGGCCCGCGATGCACAGGAACGGACCGACGACCTCGCCCGGCGCTCCGAGGAGATGCGGGGACGGATGGACGAGGTACGTCGACGGGTCGATGCGCTGTCGGACGCCCAACGAGCCCGGTGGGCCGGCGGACCGGTGATGCCGGAGGGGTATGTCGCCCCGCCCGTGGACGACGTCAATTCGGCCGCGCTGCGCGTGGCGCTGTCCCGGCTCGGCGCGCCGTACTCGTGGGGGGCGACGGGCCCGTCCGAGTTCGACTGCTCGGGCCTCATGGTCTGGGCGTATGCCCGGGAGGGCAAGACGCTTCCCCGGTCGAGTCAGGCGCAGGCGGTCGCCGGCGCCCCGGTGGCGATGGCCGACATCCGGCCGGGTGACCTCGTCATCTACTTCCCCGGGGCCACCCATGTCGGTATGTACGCCGGCGACGGGCTGGTCCTGCACGCCCCGACCTACGGCGTCCCGGTCCGGCTCGAGAGGGCCGACGCGATGCCGATCCACGGAATCCGCCGCTACTGACCGCGGCGGGCCCGTCGACCACCCTCCGGCCGTGGGGTGCCGGGTGCGCCGGTCGGGGCGATGCCGGCGGGGGCTCTGTGGCAGGCTCGGAGCCGATGACCAAGACGCTGCTGATCACCAACGACTACCCGCCGCGCCCGGGCGGGATCCAGTCGTATCTGGAGACGTATCTGAGCCACCTGGACCCGACCGAGGTCGCGGTCCTCGCCTCGACGTTCCGTGGCGTGGAGTCGCAGGAGTACGACGCCTCGAGGCCCTACCTGGTGGAGAGGGTGCCCACCGAGATGCTGCTCCCGACGCCCGACCTCGCGTCGCGCGCACGGAGGCTCGCCTCGGACTTCGGCGCGACCACGATCTGGTTCGGGGCGGCCGCCCCCCTCGCGGCGATGGCGCCGGTACTGCGAGAGGGGTCGGTGGACCGCATCATCGCGAGCACCCACGGTCACGAGGTGGGGTGGTCCATGCTCCCGGGTTCGCGCCAGGTGCTCCGATTGATCGGGGAGTCCACCGACGCGGTGACCTACGTCAGCGACTACACGCGCAGGCGGTTCGCGGCCGCGTTCGGTCCCCGTGCTCGTCTGGTGCACCAACCGGGCGGGGTGGACACGGAGAAGTTCCGACCGGATCCGGCCCGGCGCAGGGCGATCCGCGATCGCTACGGGCTCGCGGACCGCGAGGTGATCGTGTGTCTGTCGCGCCTCGTGCCGAGGAAGGGACAGGACATGCTCATCCGTGCGATGCCGGAGATCGCCAGGCGGGTGCCCGGGGCGGTCCTCGTCGTCGTCGGCGGGGGACCCTACCGGCGCACGCTGGAGGGACTTGCGCGCCGCCTCGGCGTGACCGATCGGGTCATCTTCACCGGGCGCGTCCCGGCTGACGAGATCGTCGACCACCACCGGATGGCAGACGTCTTCGCCATGCCGTGCAGAACCCGCGGGGGCGGGTTGGACGTCGAGGGACTGGGAATCGTCTACCTGGAGGCGTCCGCGTGCGGGGTGCCGGTCGTGGCCGGCCGGAGCGGGGGCGCGCCGGAGACGGTCTGCGATGGTCGGACCGGACTCGTGGTGGACGGGACCTCGCAGGGCGAGGTCGCCGACGCGGTCGCCGGGCTGCTCGAGGACCGGCCCAGGTCGTCGGCCATGGGCGTGCGCGGCCGGACCTGGGTCCTGGAGAACTGGCGCTGGGAGGACTTGGCGGAAGACATGGAACGCGTGCTCTCGGGGGAGTGACCCGCGAGAGCACGCGTTCCGCGGCGCCGTCGGATCAGGCGTAGAGCGACTCGATCTGCTGGGCGTACTTCTGGTGCACCACGTTGCGCTTGACCTTCAGCGAGGCGGTGAGCTCACCGGTCTCCTCGGTGAACTGGTCCGGCAGCACGTGGTACTTCTTGATCGACTCGGAGTGCGAGACGCTCCGGTTGGCGCGCGCCAGGGCCTGGTCGAGGTGCTCGATCATGTCGGCGTCCTTCAGCAGCTCGTACAGCGAGCCGGACTTGTCGTGGTGGGTCTTCCACCGGTCGACCGCCTCCGGGTCGAGGGTCAGCAGCGCCGCGATGAACGGCTTGCCGTCGCCTACGCACACCGCCTCGGCCACGAGGGGGTCCGCGCGCAGCGCGTCCTCGAGTTGGTTGGGTGCCACGTTCTTGCCGCCGGCCGTGACGATGATCTCCTTCTTCCGGCCGGTGATCGACAGGTAGCCGTCCTCGTCCAGCGAACCGAGGTCGCCGGTGCGGAACCACCCGTCGGTGAAGGACTCGGAGGTCGCCTTCTCGTTCTGCCAGTAGCCGGAGGCCACGACGGGTCCGCTGACCTCGACCTCGCCGTCCTGTGCGATGCGGACCGCGCAGCCGGGCAGCGGCTGACCGACGCTGCCGATCCGCATCCGACCCGGGGTGTTGACCGTGATGGCGGCACAGGTCTCGGTCAGGCCGTAGCCCTCGAAGATGTTGACCCCGATGCCGTCGAAGAAGTGGGTCAGACGCTCACCCAGGGCCGCTCCGCCGGAGATCGCGACCTCACAGCGCCCACCGAGGGCGTTGACGAGCTTGGCGTAGACGAGCTTCGAGAAGATGGCGTGGCGCAGCTTGAGGAGCGGGCCCACACGGCCCTCGCTCCGATTGGCCTTGGAGTACGCGACGGCCGTGTCGGCGGCCTTGTCGAACATCCATGCCTTGACCGCGCCGCCGTCCTGAGCCGTGGCCTGGGCCTTGTTGAAGACCTTCTGGAAGACGCGGGGCACGGCCAGGATGTAGTGCGGCTTCATCTCGCCGAACGTCTCGACCAGATTGGTCAGGTCGGCGGAGTGCGCGATGGTCACACCGGCGTGGAAGCCGGCGTACGTGATGGCGCGGGCCAGCACGTGGGCCAGGGGCAGGAACATCACCGAGGTGGCGTCGTCGCGGAGGATCCCCCTGAATGGCGTCTCGAGGACGGCCAGCGTCTCGGACATGAAGTTGCGGTGGCTGAGCATGACGCCCTTGGGACGTCCCGTGGTGCCCGAGGTGTAGATCAACGTCGCGGGCGAGTCGGCACGCACCGAGGCGCGGCGGGCGTCGAGCACCGAGGCGTCGACCGACGACCCCGCGGACGCGAGGGCCTCCAGGGCCGGGGTGTCACCCTCGATCACCAGGACGTCGGCGACCTCGAGGCCCTCCACGCCCTCCCGGGCGGTGGCCGCGTGGGTGTCGTTCTCGACGATGATCAACCGCGCCGCGGAATCCTCCATGATCCAGCGGATCTGGTCGGCGCTCGAGCTGTCGTACACCGGGACCGTGACCGCGCCGACCGCCCAGATCGCGAAGTCGATGACGTTCCACTCGTACCGGGTCGAGCTCAGCAGGGCGACCCGGTCGCCCGCCTCGACACCGCGCGCCACCAGGCCGCGGGCGATCGTGCGGACCTCCTCGGCGAACTCGAGGTTGGTGACGTCCGTCCACCGACCGTCGACCGGCTTCTGGAAAGCCACGTTCTCCGGGGTCCGTTCTGCCCGGTCGTATGCCGACTGAACGCAGGACCAGTCATCAGGGACGGTGAAGTTGGCGGGTACCGCGACGTATTCGCGCAAAGGGTCCTCCCGGTAAAGCCGTTCAGTGTATGTCGGTGACCACACACTATCGCCGGTGTCGACCGTCGGTCACGTCGCCTGCCCTCCGGGCACGGAGGGTGGGGCGCATCGCGGGGCCCGATGTGTGAAGCTTGGGGGTATGAGCGAGCACGATGGCGCCCCCGAGGTCTGGCCGACCAGAGACTCCACAGTGGTCGACGCGCCGGTTGAGGACGTCATGACCGTGATCTCCGACTTCGCGGCGTACCCCGAATGGTCCGCGTCGATCCGGGCCGCCGAGGTGCTGTCGTCCGGTCAGGACGGTCGCCCGGACCGGGTGCGGTTCCAGCTCGAGGCGGGCGCGATCACCGACGAGTACGTCCTCGTCTACTCGTGGTCGGCGGACGACAGGGGACTGGAGTGGCGCCTGGAGAGCTCGGCGCTGCAGAAGGCCCAGCGGGGTTGCTACCGCCTCGAACCCGTCGAGGGCGGCACACGGGTGGACTACGAGCTCGAGATCGAGCTCACGGTCCCGGTGATCGGGAGCCTGCGCAGCCGTGCCCAGCGGCGGATCCTCGGCGATGCGTTGAGTGAACTCAAGCGCCGGGCGGAATCGCTGTGAGCAGGACCAGGGTCGTCGTCGTGCTCGGGGGTGACCCCGGGGACCGCGCGCGCGTCACCGCCGATGAGCTCGCGGACGGGGAACTCACGGCGCTGGTCCTGACCGGCCATCCCGACGCCGTCGATCCCCGTCTCGACGTCTCGGAGGCCGGGTCCGTCGAGGTGCGGGTCGACGACCCGACCGCCAGGCTCGAGGCCTACCGGTCGGGGGCCGCCGACCCGGATGACGACGTCCTCGCCGCGCTCGCCGCGGGCGGGGACACCCCGCTGGCCGCGGTGCTCGGATGGGAGTACGCGCGGCGCGCCGCCGTGTCCGACTACTGGGACGTCGTCGTGGTCGAGCTCGACGGTGACCTGACCGCGGTACGTCGGATCGCAGCAGCCGGAGAACTGGCCGCCTTCGTGGAGTCGCGGTGGCCCGCCAACGTGCGCTTCGCCTCCATGGCGGCGGGAGGACGCGCCGACGTGCGGGTCCGCGAGGCACACCGCCTCGCATTGCTCGCCGGTGACGTGGCCGACTTCCTGGCCGGGTCGATCGAGATCCGGGTGGCGGGAGCCCCGGCGGGAGGGACCGCCGAGATGGCGGCCCTGGCCCGCGGCGCCGTCACCCCGGTGGTGGCCCCCGACGGTCAGGGCGGATACCGGGTCGAGTACCCCGCCCCGATGCGGCCGTCCGCGCCGGTGTCGGTCGAGGGGGACCGGCTCCGCCTGGAATTCGACGGGTTCCGGGCCGTCATGTCGATGCCGGCATTGCTGTCCCGGTGTGTGCTCACCGACTCGGTGTTCGAGCCCGACACGGGCCGGGTGGTGGTCCGCTTCCTGCCCGACCCGGACCTGTGGCCCCCGAACCTCGTACCGTCCGGATCCGCGGACCGTGCCGGGTAGTATCCGCATTCGTCGACAGCCATCACAAGAGGACCGGTGACCCGTTGCTGT from Dietzia sp. B32 includes:
- a CDS encoding C40 family peptidase; this translates as MGAHSIKTSSTGRRVAAAGLLAAGAAVAGSGPAAAAPVTVDVPVELQLPGVPNQVSFDLPEGIELPAGLAQAQAAPVEFAAPAPVVSTGQRILDAATTRVGSPYVWGATGPNSFDCSGLTSWAYKEAGISIPRTSQAQIGGGTQISKADLQPGDIVAFYSGASHVGIYAGNGQVVHAPYSGTSVSYAPLDSMPFYGATRYY
- a CDS encoding NlpC/P60 family protein, whose product is MTRSLRAVAIAAATATSLTLGLAVAGAQTTEPAAESIPTVPSSSPPDATAPVPSAPVNSAPLTTLSSPSLVSDGVDEDLVELARLSEEAGALGEELHLAREELDRATRERDRLERAAGVAASRSALADGVAQRDQSTVDQLATMRYRGGDTGATRAAVLAESPRDLVHRLDALRRLSGATTIALDVSRAASREAVRLREDATRSASVARDAARDAQERTDDLARRSEEMRGRMDEVRRRVDALSDAQRARWAGGPVMPEGYVAPPVDDVNSAALRVALSRLGAPYSWGATGPSEFDCSGLMVWAYAREGKTLPRSSQAQAVAGAPVAMADIRPGDLVIYFPGATHVGMYAGDGLVLHAPTYGVPVRLERADAMPIHGIRRY
- a CDS encoding glycosyltransferase family 4 protein is translated as MTKTLLITNDYPPRPGGIQSYLETYLSHLDPTEVAVLASTFRGVESQEYDASRPYLVERVPTEMLLPTPDLASRARRLASDFGATTIWFGAAAPLAAMAPVLREGSVDRIIASTHGHEVGWSMLPGSRQVLRLIGESTDAVTYVSDYTRRRFAAAFGPRARLVHQPGGVDTEKFRPDPARRRAIRDRYGLADREVIVCLSRLVPRKGQDMLIRAMPEIARRVPGAVLVVVGGGPYRRTLEGLARRLGVTDRVIFTGRVPADEIVDHHRMADVFAMPCRTRGGGLDVEGLGIVYLEASACGVPVVAGRSGGAPETVCDGRTGLVVDGTSQGEVADAVAGLLEDRPRSSAMGVRGRTWVLENWRWEDLAEDMERVLSGE
- a CDS encoding long-chain fatty acid--CoA ligase yields the protein MREYVAVPANFTVPDDWSCVQSAYDRAERTPENVAFQKPVDGRWTDVTNLEFAEEVRTIARGLVARGVEAGDRVALLSSTRYEWNVIDFAIWAVGAVTVPVYDSSSADQIRWIMEDSAARLIIVENDTHAATAREGVEGLEVADVLVIEGDTPALEALASAGSSVDASVLDARRASVRADSPATLIYTSGTTGRPKGVMLSHRNFMSETLAVLETPFRGILRDDATSVMFLPLAHVLARAITYAGFHAGVTIAHSADLTNLVETFGEMKPHYILAVPRVFQKVFNKAQATAQDGGAVKAWMFDKAADTAVAYSKANRSEGRVGPLLKLRHAIFSKLVYAKLVNALGGRCEVAISGGAALGERLTHFFDGIGVNIFEGYGLTETCAAITVNTPGRMRIGSVGQPLPGCAVRIAQDGEVEVSGPVVASGYWQNEKATSESFTDGWFRTGDLGSLDEDGYLSITGRKKEIIVTAGGKNVAPNQLEDALRADPLVAEAVCVGDGKPFIAALLTLDPEAVDRWKTHHDKSGSLYELLKDADMIEHLDQALARANRSVSHSESIKKYHVLPDQFTEETGELTASLKVKRNVVHQKYAQQIESLYA
- a CDS encoding SRPBCC family protein, which codes for MSEHDGAPEVWPTRDSTVVDAPVEDVMTVISDFAAYPEWSASIRAAEVLSSGQDGRPDRVRFQLEAGAITDEYVLVYSWSADDRGLEWRLESSALQKAQRGCYRLEPVEGGTRVDYELEIELTVPVIGSLRSRAQRRILGDALSELKRRAESL